Proteins from one Burkholderiaceae bacterium DAT-1 genomic window:
- a CDS encoding copper chaperone PCu(A)C — MTMLKATVALLLCTASWAADITVAHAWAKATVPGQSVGAAYFSITSKQDAVLEEVQSPVAGMVMIHEMKMDKGMMQMHEVDGGLKLPAGKSIELKPGGLHIMLMELKSPLKAGERVPLTLVIKSKGKSQTVQVNADIKPLGE; from the coding sequence ATGACCATGCTAAAAGCCACTGTCGCCCTGTTGCTATGTACCGCGTCCTGGGCAGCTGATATCACCGTCGCGCATGCCTGGGCCAAGGCTACGGTACCGGGACAAAGTGTCGGTGCGGCTTATTTCTCGATTACCAGCAAGCAAGATGCCGTTTTAGAGGAGGTGCAATCGCCTGTCGCTGGCATGGTCATGATCCATGAAATGAAAATGGACAAGGGCATGATGCAAATGCACGAGGTAGATGGTGGACTCAAGTTGCCGGCAGGCAAGTCCATTGAGCTGAAGCCGGGAGGGCTTCACATCATGCTGATGGAACTGAAATCGCCGTTAAAAGCGGGCGAGCGCGTACCGCTGACACTGGTGATTAAATCAAAAGGCAAATCGCAGACTGTACAAGTCAATGCGGATATCAAGCCACTGGGTGAGTAG